A genomic segment from Spinacia oleracea cultivar Varoflay chromosome 3, BTI_SOV_V1, whole genome shotgun sequence encodes:
- the LOC110794025 gene encoding plant intracellular Ras-group-related LRR protein 4: MDSFTAAAAKTVDGVVGEIMRMHKSLPPRPDIEEVEAATTLIRNIEREDQVKLEAIFKQTKGKAVPEELFFLYQEMQKSLVHFQSREQKREAVKLLDLENAHNVFDEMIQRVSQCISPNSDSGQSSSLVKNKDLSVSQSGFVKPRGLDSSVASSSFYNLEKKEPVKNELFTRDDSYVMKSKAATATFHVDGFDSTLKISNYSAQDAEKYSLIKLASLIEVSAKKGTKEILLQNKLSDQVEWLPDSIGKLSGLVTLDLSENRIVDLPVTIGGLSTLSKLDLHSNRIVQLPEAIGDLLNLVYLDLRGNYLAKLPQSVGRLVRLEELDVSSNKLSLLPDTVGCLVSLKKLNVETNDLDELPHTIGQCCSLEELRLDYNRLRALPEAVGKIESLQVLTVRYNNIRQLPTTMSSLVRLRELDVSFNELEAVPESLCFATSLVKLIISNNFADLRSLPRSIGNLEMLEVLDISNNQIRILPESFRLLTKLRVLHCDQNPLEMPPRQIAEKGAQAVVQYIADLVANKDVKVQPTKQKKSWAQQICFFSRSNKRKRGGADYVKT, from the exons ATGGATAGTTTTACGGCGGCGGCGGCGAAGACGGTGGATGGGGTGGTGGGGGAAATAATGAGGATGCACAAATCACTACCACCTCGCCCAGACATTGAAGAAGTTGAAGCTGCAACAACTCTCATCAGAAACATTGAGAGAGAAGATCAGGTGAAATTGGAAGCCATTTTTAAGCAAACCAAAGGCAAAGCAGTACCAGAAGAGCTGTTCTTTCTGTATCAGGAGATGCAGAAATCCCTAGTTCACTTCCAGAGTAGAGAACAAAAGAGGGAGGCAGTAAAATTGCTTGATCTCGAGAATGCACACAATGTGTTCGACGAAATGATTCAGAGAGTATCTCAGTGTATTTCTCCAAATTCTGATTCTGGGCAATCGTCTTCTTTGGTGAAGAATAAGGATTTGAGTGTGAGCCAAAGTGGGTTCGTGAAACCTAGGGGTTTGGATTCTTCTGTTGCTTCTAGTAGTTTTTATAATTTGGAGAAGAAGGAGCCTGTTAAGAATGAGCTGTTTACTAGGGATGATAGTTATGTCATGAAATCTAAAGCTGCTACTGCTACTTTCCATGTCGATGGATTTGATTCTACACTCAAGATTTCTAACTATTCAG CTCAAGATGCTGAGAAATATAGTTTGATCAAGCTAGCTAGCTTGATTGAAGTGTCTGCAAAGAAGGGAACTAAGGAGATACTTCTTCAAAACAAGTTGTCGGATCAAGTTGAATGGTTGCCTGATTCTATTGGGAAGCTATCAGGACTAGTCACTCTTGATTTGTCAGAGAATAGGATTGTGGATTTGCCTGTTACCATTGGAGGGCTTTCCACACTTTCGAAACTGGATTTGCATTCAAACAGAATTGTGCAACTCCCAGAAGCAATTGGGGATCTCTTAAATCTTGTTTATCTAGATCTTAGAGGAAACTACTTAGCTAAACTCCCTCAAAGTGTTGGTAGGTTGGTCCGTCTTGAGGAGCTTGATGTGAGTTCGAATAAACTATCTTTACTCCCTGATACAGTCGGGTGTTTGGTTAGTCTTAAGAAGCTGAATGTAGAAACCAATGATCTCGATGAACTTCCTCACACGATTGGTCAATGTTGTTCTCTTGAGGAGCTTCGACTGGACTATAACAGACTTAGAGCCCTCCCTGAAGCTGTGGGAAAGATCGAGTCTTTGCAGGTTCTTACTGTTCGGTACAATAACATTAGACAGCTGCCTACCACAATGTCATCTCTTGTAAGGTTGAGGGAGCTCGATGTGAGCTTCAATGAGCTTGAAGCTGTGCCTGAGAGCTTGTGTTTTGCCACATCTCTTGTCAAGCTTATTATCAGTAACAACTTTGCTGATCTGCGTTCTCTACCGAGGTCAATTGGGAACCTTGAGATGCTTGAAGTGTTGGATATTAGTAACAACCAGATCCGTATTCTGCCTGAATCATTTAGGTTGTTAACAAAATTGCGAGTTCTTCATTGTGATCAAAATCCTCTGGAAATGCCCCCAAGACAGATTGCTGAGAAGGGTGCACAG GCAGTTGTTCAATACATTGCTgatcttgttgcaaacaaggatGTGAAGGTCCAACCCACAAAGCAGAAGAAGTCTTGGGCACAGCAGATATGCTTCTTTTCGCGGTCTAACAAAAGGAAGCGCGGTGGTGCAGATTATGTCAAGACATGA